One region of Paucibacter aquatile genomic DNA includes:
- a CDS encoding SAM-dependent methyltransferase, which yields MNTSTTLTQRTTLPSDAPAAARTVFRLLGHLRHGSLDVQLPDGSSAHFGGSEGPRAALRIRDWAVCAAALRSGDIGFAESFVAGHWSTPDLRALLELFVRNREALDAVIFGSWWGALLHRVKHLLNRNSRAGSRKNIHAHYDLGNAFYRLWLDPSMNYSSAWFAGDSQRSLTEAQTAKMRRALEECQIGPGSRVLEIGCGWGAVAETATRDFGAHLTGVTLSSEQLAWAQERLAGAGLAAQADLRFQDYRDIADPAFDAVVSIEMFEAVGREYWDGYFQTVAAKLKPGGRACIQTITIRDDLFERYARSSDFIQQYIFPGGMLPSPSQFRAHAAKAGLRVVNELAFGQDYARTLHQWREAFLHQEGPVRELGFDTRFMRLWEFYLAYCEAAFAADNTDVMQFTLLREG from the coding sequence ATGAACACAAGCACGACGCTCACGCAAAGAACCACCCTGCCCAGCGACGCCCCGGCCGCCGCGCGCACCGTGTTCCGCCTGCTCGGGCATCTGCGCCACGGCAGCCTCGATGTGCAGCTGCCCGACGGCAGCAGCGCCCATTTCGGCGGCAGCGAAGGCCCACGCGCGGCCCTGCGCATCCGCGACTGGGCGGTCTGCGCCGCAGCCCTGCGCTCGGGCGATATCGGCTTTGCCGAGAGCTTTGTGGCCGGCCACTGGAGCACGCCCGATCTGCGCGCCCTGCTCGAGCTCTTCGTGCGCAACCGCGAGGCGCTCGATGCGGTGATCTTCGGCTCCTGGTGGGGCGCCCTGCTGCACCGGGTCAAGCACCTGCTCAACCGCAACAGCCGCGCCGGCAGCCGCAAGAACATCCACGCCCACTACGACCTGGGCAATGCCTTCTACCGGCTCTGGCTCGACCCGAGCATGAACTACAGCAGCGCCTGGTTCGCAGGCGACTCGCAGCGCAGCCTCACCGAGGCCCAGACCGCCAAGATGCGCCGCGCGCTGGAGGAATGCCAGATCGGCCCGGGCAGCCGCGTGCTGGAGATCGGCTGCGGCTGGGGCGCCGTGGCGGAAACAGCCACGCGCGACTTCGGCGCCCACCTGACCGGCGTCACCCTGTCCAGCGAGCAGCTGGCCTGGGCACAGGAGCGACTGGCCGGGGCCGGCCTGGCCGCGCAGGCCGACCTGCGTTTCCAGGACTACCGCGACATTGCCGATCCGGCCTTCGATGCGGTGGTGTCCATCGAGATGTTCGAGGCCGTGGGCCGCGAATACTGGGATGGCTACTTCCAGACCGTGGCCGCCAAGCTCAAGCCCGGCGGCCGCGCCTGCATCCAGACCATCACCATCCGCGACGATCTGTTTGAGCGTTATGCGCGCTCCAGCGATTTCATCCAGCAGTACATCTTCCCGGGCGGCATGCTGCCCAGCCCCAGCCAGTTCCGCGCGCACGCGGCCAAGGCCGGGCTGCGCGTGGTCAATGAGCTGGCCTTCGGCCAGGACTACGCCCGCACCCTGCACCAGTGGCGCGAGGCCTTCCTTCATCAGGAGGGCCCGGTGCGCGAACTCGGCTTTGACACCCGCTTCATGCGGCTCTGGGAGTTCTACCTGGCTTACTGCGAAGCGGCCTTCGCCGCCGACAACACCGATGTGATGCAGTTCACCCTGCTGCGAGAGGGCTGA
- a CDS encoding chalcone isomerase family protein gives MRRRPLLLAMPGLLVLPAHAQRKRPAEVPEALRLQSEAQMRFFGLRIYDIRLWVSEHVNADNWSRQTLALELEYARSLSGREIAKRSLVEMRRQAEISEEKAQRWLAEMEAAFPDVKAGDRISGLFEPGRGVQFFVNSQPRRQIADAEFARLFSGIWLATQSSEPGMREQLLKRPADSSQARGEHRGPSSRG, from the coding sequence ATGCGGCGCCGCCCCCTGCTTCTTGCGATGCCCGGCCTGCTGGTCCTGCCGGCCCACGCGCAGCGCAAGCGTCCAGCCGAAGTGCCGGAGGCGCTGCGCCTGCAGTCGGAGGCGCAGATGCGTTTCTTCGGCCTGCGCATCTACGACATCCGGCTTTGGGTGTCGGAGCACGTGAACGCGGACAACTGGTCGCGCCAGACCCTGGCGCTCGAGTTGGAGTACGCGCGCAGCCTGAGCGGCCGCGAGATCGCCAAGCGCTCGCTGGTGGAGATGCGGCGCCAGGCCGAGATCAGCGAGGAAAAAGCCCAGCGCTGGCTGGCCGAGATGGAGGCTGCTTTCCCCGACGTCAAGGCCGGCGACCGCATCAGCGGCCTGTTCGAGCCGGGGCGCGGCGTGCAGTTCTTCGTCAACAGCCAGCCGCGTCGGCAGATCGCCGACGCCGAGTTCGCCCGCCTGTTCAGCGGCATCTGGCTGGCGACGCAAAGCTCGGAGCCCGGCATGCGCGAGCAACTCTTGAAACGCCCGGCCGACAGCAGCCAGGCCCGTGGCGAACACCGTGGCCCAAGCAGCCGAGGTTGA
- a CDS encoding MFS transporter, with protein MANTVAQAAEVETPSAGLGRGRAAGLRYGGLGFPLAFVALPLYVSLPAHYAQNYGMPLAWLGALLLAARLLDALVDPWIGRLCDRWLNEHPRRVLPLMAGAAAALGAGFYALFFPPLREPQGLLLWCGTFLLVCYGGYSLLSVMHQTWGARLGGSPAQQTRVVAWREGLSLAGVIAASLLPGWIGLAGTATVLAAALGLSLLLLRWAPRALASGPAARARAIQVWAYRGFRRLLAVFLLNGIAAAIPATLLLFFVRDRLQTPQAEGLYLASYFLAAAASLPLWLRGVARWGQARSWGLGMVLAVAAFAWAAVLGTGDQIGFVAVCLASGAALGADLAIPGAMLAGVIQRAGLHARAEGSFFGWWNAANKLNLALAAGLALPLLQLLGYTPGARDAQALNALTLSYCLLPCLLKLAAAALLYRHWIRPQGEDLP; from the coding sequence GTGGCGAACACCGTGGCCCAAGCAGCCGAGGTTGAAACCCCGAGCGCCGGCCTGGGCCGCGGCCGCGCGGCCGGCCTGCGCTATGGCGGCCTGGGCTTCCCGCTCGCCTTTGTGGCCCTGCCGCTGTACGTCAGCCTGCCGGCTCACTACGCCCAGAACTACGGCATGCCGCTGGCCTGGCTGGGCGCTCTGCTGCTGGCGGCACGCCTGCTCGATGCCTTGGTCGACCCCTGGATCGGCCGACTTTGCGACCGCTGGCTGAACGAACACCCACGCCGCGTGCTGCCGCTGATGGCCGGGGCAGCTGCCGCCCTGGGCGCAGGTTTCTACGCCCTGTTCTTTCCGCCACTGCGCGAGCCCCAGGGCTTGCTGCTCTGGTGCGGCACCTTTCTGCTCGTCTGCTATGGGGGCTACAGCCTGCTCAGCGTGATGCACCAGACCTGGGGGGCACGCCTGGGCGGCAGCCCGGCCCAGCAAACCCGGGTGGTGGCCTGGCGTGAAGGGCTGTCCCTGGCTGGCGTGATCGCAGCCAGCCTGCTGCCCGGCTGGATCGGCCTGGCCGGCACGGCCACCGTGCTGGCGGCCGCCCTGGGCCTGAGCCTGCTCCTGCTGCGCTGGGCACCGCGCGCCCTGGCCAGTGGGCCGGCGGCGCGCGCGCGGGCGATTCAGGTGTGGGCCTACCGCGGCTTTCGCCGCCTGCTGGCGGTGTTCCTGCTGAACGGCATTGCGGCGGCGATCCCGGCCACCTTGCTGCTGTTCTTTGTGCGCGACCGGCTGCAAACGCCGCAAGCCGAAGGCCTGTATCTGGCCAGTTATTTCCTGGCCGCCGCGGCCTCCTTGCCGCTGTGGCTGCGCGGGGTGGCGCGCTGGGGTCAGGCCCGCAGCTGGGGCCTGGGCATGGTGCTGGCCGTGGCGGCGTTCGCCTGGGCGGCGGTGCTGGGCACAGGCGACCAGATCGGCTTTGTGGCGGTCTGCCTGGCCAGCGGGGCCGCACTGGGGGCGGACCTGGCTATTCCGGGCGCCATGCTGGCCGGCGTGATCCAGCGTGCCGGTTTGCATGCCCGCGCCGAGGGCAGCTTCTTCGGCTGGTGGAACGCCGCCAACAAGCTCAATCTCGCGCTGGCCGCCGGTCTGGCCCTGCCCCTGCTGCAGCTGCTGGGCTACACACCGGGCGCCCGCGACGCCCAGGCGCTGAACGCCCTGACCCTGTCTTACTGCCTGCTGCCCTGCCTGCTCAAGCTGGCGGCCGCAGCCCTGCTCTACCGCCATTGGATACGCCCGCAAGGGGAGGACCTGCCATGA
- a CDS encoding DUF3833 domain-containing protein — protein sequence MTTTPTTRSHRRLLLAGAAAGALSLLAGCASAPQPEDYARETPTLDLRRYFNGPLIAHGIFTDRAGKVQRRFIVKLQGTWTGDTGVLEEDFEYSDGKRERRVWTLKDLGQGRYSGTAADVLGEAQGHAAGNALRWAYTLKLPVDGSVYEVQFDDWMYLMDERTLLNKARMSKFGVTLGEVTLSFQKL from the coding sequence ATGACCACGACCCCCACGACCCGATCCCACCGCCGCCTGCTGCTGGCGGGCGCCGCTGCGGGCGCCCTGAGCCTGCTGGCCGGCTGCGCCTCGGCACCCCAGCCGGAGGACTACGCGCGCGAAACGCCCACGCTGGATCTGCGCCGCTATTTCAACGGGCCTCTGATCGCCCACGGCATCTTCACCGACCGGGCCGGCAAGGTGCAGCGCCGCTTCATCGTCAAGCTGCAAGGCACATGGACCGGCGACACCGGGGTGCTGGAAGAAGACTTCGAATACAGCGACGGCAAGCGCGAGCGCCGGGTCTGGACCCTGAAAGACCTGGGCCAGGGCCGCTACAGCGGCACCGCGGCCGATGTGCTGGGCGAGGCCCAGGGCCATGCCGCCGGCAATGCCCTGCGCTGGGCCTACACGCTCAAGCTGCCGGTCGATGGCAGCGTCTACGAGGTGCAGTTCGACGACTGGATGTACCTGATGGACGAGCGCACCTTGCTGAACAAGGCCAGGATGAGCAAATTCGGCGTTACGCTCGGGGAAGTGACCCTGTCGTTCCAGAAACTCTGA
- a CDS encoding SDR family NAD(P)-dependent oxidoreductase — translation MSLNPKIQSWHGRTVWLVGASSGIGRAVAAKLHAAGARVIVSARQADLLNDFAAQHPGAQPLPLDVMNEQALLAAVQQIVRNHGQIDLCMYCAGYYQPMRAQQFSLSDALRHLDINYIGALKLLQALLPQLLEQSRQGKPGHLSLVSSVAGYRGLPKSLAYGPSKAALSHLAEALYLDLSPEHIGVSVINPGFVATPLTAQNDFAMPALISAEQAASEILKGWSKGEFEIHFPKRFTLWLKLLSHLGHSLYFRAVRRATGL, via the coding sequence ATGTCCCTGAACCCCAAGATCCAGAGCTGGCATGGCCGCACAGTCTGGCTGGTCGGCGCCTCCAGCGGCATTGGCCGGGCGGTGGCGGCCAAGCTGCATGCGGCCGGTGCGCGGGTCATCGTCTCGGCGCGGCAGGCCGATCTGCTCAATGACTTCGCCGCCCAGCATCCGGGCGCGCAACCCCTGCCGCTGGATGTGATGAACGAGCAGGCCCTGCTCGCGGCGGTGCAGCAGATCGTGCGCAACCACGGCCAGATCGACCTGTGCATGTACTGCGCCGGGTACTACCAGCCCATGCGCGCGCAGCAGTTCTCGCTCAGCGACGCCCTGCGTCATCTGGACATCAACTACATCGGTGCGCTCAAGCTGCTGCAGGCCTTGCTGCCGCAATTGCTGGAGCAATCCCGGCAGGGCAAGCCCGGCCATCTGAGCCTGGTGTCGAGCGTGGCTGGCTACCGCGGCCTGCCCAAATCGCTGGCCTACGGGCCGTCCAAGGCGGCGCTCAGCCACCTGGCCGAGGCGCTGTACCTGGACCTGTCGCCCGAGCACATTGGCGTCTCGGTGATCAACCCCGGCTTTGTGGCCACACCGTTGACGGCGCAGAACGACTTTGCGATGCCGGCCCTGATCAGCGCCGAACAGGCCGCCAGCGAGATCCTCAAGGGCTGGTCCAAAGGCGAGTTCGAGATCCATTTCCCCAAGCGCTTCACGCTCTGGCTCAAGCTGCTCAGCCACCTCGGCCACAGCCTCTACTTTCGCGCCGTGCGGCGCGCCACCGGACTATGA
- a CDS encoding nuclear transport factor 2 family protein, whose amino-acid sequence MSTSNPDPRVQAVIKFFEQLQPADLARLDQLYCEDAYFKDPFNEVQSLAGVRRIFAHMFETLNQPRFEVLEALCEGNQCFLAWDFIVQRQGQTEPLRIHGSSHLRFAPDGRVAYHRDYWDAAEELYEKLPLLGALMRALKRRLRAH is encoded by the coding sequence ATGAGCACAAGCAACCCCGACCCGCGCGTGCAGGCGGTGATCAAATTCTTCGAACAGCTGCAACCCGCCGACCTGGCGCGACTCGACCAGCTTTACTGCGAAGACGCTTACTTCAAAGACCCGTTCAACGAAGTCCAGAGCCTGGCTGGGGTGCGGCGCATCTTCGCGCACATGTTCGAAACCCTGAACCAGCCCCGCTTTGAGGTGCTGGAGGCGCTGTGCGAGGGGAACCAGTGCTTTCTCGCCTGGGACTTCATCGTCCAGCGCCAGGGTCAGACAGAACCGCTGCGCATCCACGGCAGCAGCCATCTGCGCTTCGCGCCCGACGGCCGCGTGGCCTACCACCGCGACTACTGGGACGCGGCCGAAGAGTTGTACGAAAAACTGCCGCTGCTGGGAGCCCTGATGCGCGCGCTCAAGCGGCGTTTGCGCGCGCATTGA